The proteins below are encoded in one region of Brachionichthys hirsutus isolate HB-005 chromosome 12, CSIRO-AGI_Bhir_v1, whole genome shotgun sequence:
- the p2ry8 gene encoding P2Y purinoceptor 8, which produces MSGNSSSIKLDNATLSLFQNADTSIAISVIYMIITAVNLAGNGLSMWILLFHTAPMTASIIFMINLTLSDLSLGIALPFQIAYQLQGYHWKLGPKMCSLLTLVFYSNMYSSILTMMAIGIDRYLGIVRPMYFRQRNSKSIAVISVLVMWGLVLSILYPLMTTDLTYDIPELGITTCFDVLKLNMLPSVSAWAGFLFSMAFVLFLFPFCVTTFCYVSVIRKLSSDCQTAQKARATRLAFIVLLVFILCFAPNNILLLTHSVLRLFYEKSVYMAYKLTLCFSCLNSCLDPFIYYFASKDFRQKMRQIMNLHSLSSADSIKWENKESFYSAHCPSKGQKNSKAYLMPDTPQHKELE; this is translated from the exons ATGTCAGGGAATTCTAGCAGCATCAAGCTGGACAATGCCACCCTGTCCCTCTTTCAGAATGCAGACACCAGCATTGCCATCTCTGTGATCTACATGATCATCACTGCCGTTAATCTGGCAGGAAATGGCCTTTCCATGTGGATCCTCCTCTTCCACACGGCCCCCATGACTGCCTCCATCATCTTCATGATTAATCTCACCCTCAGCGACTTGTCTCTTGGCATCGCCCTGCCCTTTCAGATCGCCTACCAGCTACAAGGTTATCACTGGAAACTGGGACCCAAGATGTGCAG TCTCCTGACCCTCGTCTTCTACAGTAACATGTACTCTTCCATCCTGACTATGATGGCTATTGGAATTGACCGCTACCTGGGCATTGTCAGACCCATGTATTTCCGACAAAGGAACAGCAAGTCCATTGCGGTCATCAGCGTCCTCGTCATGTGGGGATTGGTCCTGAGCATTCTGTACCCCCTGATGACCACGGACCTGACCTACGACATCCCCGAACTCGGGATTACCACATGCTTTGATGTGCTGAAGCTGAATATGCTCCCCTCTGTATCAGCCTGGGCTGGCTTTCTCTTCAGCATGGcgttcgtcctcttcctctttcccttCTGCGTGACAACATTCTGCTACGTCAGCGTGATACGCAAACTATCAAGCGATTGCCAGACAGCCCAAAAAGCAAGAGCGACACGCCTGGCCTTCATTGTTCTCCTGGTGTTCATCCTCTGCTTTGCTCCTAACAACATCCTCCTGTTAACCCATTCTGTGCTGAGGCTCTTCTATGAGAAGTCTGTCTACATGGCCTACAAACTGACTCTCTGTTTTAGCTGCCTCAACAGTTGCCTTGATCCCTTCATTTACTACTTTGCCTCCAAGGATTTTAGACAAAAGATGAGACAAATAATGAATCTGCATAGCTTGAGCAGCGCAGACTCGATAAAGTGGGAGAACAAAGAGAGCTTTTACTCCGCACATTGTCCCAGCAAAGGCCAAAAGAACAGCAAGGCATATTTGATGCCAGACACACCACAGCACAAAGAGCTGGAATAA
- the asmtl gene encoding probable bifunctional dTTP/UTP pyrophosphatase/methyltransferase protein, with the protein MMLNPVFNKLAGKLVVLASASPRRQEILSNVGLRFAVVPSRFKEDLDKSLFKVPHEYAVETAKQKALEVARRVLSHHLKTPDIVIGADTIVAIDGVILEKPVDKQDAYRMLSRLSGNEHSVFTGVAIVLHRGKKNEEPDYQVFDFYEETKVKFSALSESMLWEYIDSGEPMDKAGGYGIQALGGMLVEYVHGDFLNVVGFPLNHFCKQLDRIYNHCTSSSGQESLTNLDPPVQSTHDPSSSVQRDPCCSLGPENTQPTQEKPLVSPACKVGMSCRESEVGEHSCTVANVPSEGVEEEKAELQDCENKSSPLRTRRPEEEFSVAEREENEPQKEDLQRIISLLDGFKASQALFTASKLNVFDVLHSKPGLDAAQVAQQIKASVKGTERLLEACVSLGLLKSNSSESALAYENTELATSFLVSDSSFSLHCYIQYCDKKIWPLFTHLESAVQEGTSQQEKAFSKTPKDVNQVSVCNGQDVRLRFMKAMHSYAKVTAKAVVTAFDLSGFRTACDLGGCTGAIAYELTKAHPELSVTVFDLPAVVEMSGQFRPLQSDSRVSFVAGDFFKDDFPSVDLYILARVVHDLPDEKVHLLLRKIADVCTPGCGILLSEVFLDEDRGGPSRALLQALSMSDGRQRSASEYSQLLKSHGFITTHVSHSHNLLDAMLCIKA; encoded by the exons ATGATGTTAAACCCTGTGTTTAACAAGCTCGCAGGTAAACTGGTTGTCCTGGCAAGTGCTTCTCCCAGGAGACAGGAGATCCTCAGCAATGTG GGCTTACGGTTTGCAGTGGTTCCGTCCCGGTTTAAAGAAGACCTCGACAAGAGTCTCTTCAAGGTGCCTCATGAGTATGCTGTTGAGACAGCCAAGCAGAAGGCGCTGGAGGTGGCCAGGAGGGTGCTCAGT CACCACCTCAAGACTCCGGACATTGTCATCGGAGCAGACACCATCGTG GCGATCGATGGCGTCATTCTTGAGAAGCCAGTGGACAAACAGGATGCTTACAGAATGCTGTCGAG GTTGAGCGGCAACGAGCACAGCGTCTTCACTGGTGTAGCGATAGTCCTTCACCGTGGGAAGAAAA ACGAAGAACCAGATTATCAGGTGTTTGACTTCTATGAAGAAACAAAGGTGAAGTTTTCTGCTCTGTCAGAGAGTATGCTATGGGAATACATCGATAGTGGGGAACCTAT GGACAAGGCTGGTGGCTACGGTATCCAGGCTCTGGGTGGCATGCTTGTGGAGTACGTCCATGGGGACTTCCTCAATGTTGTGGGCTTCCCCCTCAACCACTTTTGCAAACAATTGGACCGTATTTACAACCACTGCACATCCTCCTCGGGTCAGGAAAGTTTGACCAACCTGGACCCGCCTGTGCAGTCGACCCACGACCCAAGCTCTTCAGTCCAACGGGACCCCTGCTGCAGCCTTGGGCCTGAAAATACACAGCCCACCCAGGAAAAGCCTTTAGTCAGTCCTGCCTGTAAG GtgggaatgagctgcagagAAAGTGAAGTGGGCGAACATTCCTGCACGGTGGCCAACGTCCCATCTGAAGGTGTCGAAGAGGAGAAGGCTGAGCTCCAGGACTGTGAGAATAAATCATCCCCACTGAGGACCAGAAGACCGGAGGAGGAGTTCAGTGTGGCGGAGAGGGAGGAAAACGAGCCGCAAAAAGAGGACTTGCAGCGAATCATTtcactgctggatggattcAAAGCGTCTCAG GCTCTGTTTACTGCATCCAAGCTAAACGTGTTTGACGTGCTGCACAGCAAACCAGGTCTGGATGCAGCCCAGGTGGCCCAGCAGATCAAGGCCTCTGTGAAGGGGACCGAACGCCTGCTGGAAGCCTGCGTTTCTCTGGGACTGCTGAAGAGCAACAGCAGTGAGTCGGCTCTC GCCTACGAGAACACCGAGTTGGCCACAAGTTTTCTGGTGTCTGATTCATCTTTCTCACTTCACTGCTACATCCAGTACTGTGATAAAAAAATATGGCCTCTGTTCACTCACCTAGAGAGTGCCGTGCAGGAAGGAACCAGCCAGCAGGAGAAGGCTTTCAGCAAGACACCGAAGGATGTAAATCAG GTTTCTGTCTGTAACGGTCAAGATGTCAGGCTGAGGTTCATGAAGGCCATGCACAGCTATGCTAAGGTCACAGCGAAAGCTGTGGTGACAGCTTTCGACCTTTCCGGCTTCAGAACTGCCTGTGACCTCGGCG GATGCACCGGTGCCATAGCTTACGAGCTAACCAAAGCCCACCCTGAGCTGTCTGTGACTGTCTTTGACCTGCCGGCTGTTGTTGAGATGAGTGGACAATTCCGTCCTCTGCAGTCAGACAGCAGGGTCTCATTTGTGGCAG GAGACTTCTTTAAAGACGATTTTCCCTCTGTGGACTTGTATATCCTGGCAAGAGTTGTCCATGACTTGCCTGATGAAAAGGTCCACCTTCTGCTGAGGAAAATTGCAGATGTTTGCACACCAG GCTGTGGAATCCTGCTCAGTGAGGTCTTCCTGGACGAGGACAGAGGAGGCCCGAGCCGTGCGCTGCTCCAGGCCCTCAGCATGAGCGACGGGAGGCAGAGGAGCGCCTCAGAATACAGCCAGCTGCTGAAGAGCCATGGCTTCATAACGACACATGTCAGCCACTCACACAACCTCCTGGATGCTATGCTCTGCATCAAAGCGTGA